ACGAGAATAACAAGGAAAACCTTTGTTTAGGGTCGACCCCTGGGCTTGAGCCAAATCCCCAGTTAGGTTCGAATGGGGAAGGATCAGATTTGAAGAATTCTGAACCTGAGTGTCCAAGAATGGTGCAGAGGGCTACAGGGAGCTGCAGGGCATGGAGGGCTGATGATACTTTTCGTCCGCAGACTCTTCCTAATTTGTCAAAGCAGCGAAGTTTTCCAGCTACTGACCGGCGTTTTGGTCAAGGAGGGGTGTCATGGATGCGTAACAGTGCGTTTTCAGTGCCATCCTCATGTCCCATATGCTACGAGGATTTGGATTTCACGGACTCAAGTTTTTTGCCCTGTTTATGTGGTTTCCGGCTCTGTCTTTTCTGCCACAAGAGGATTCTCGAGGAGGATGGGCGTTGTCCTGGTTGCAGGAAGCCATATGAGAATGATCCTGTGGAGGCTGAAGCTAGCGTTCAAGGAGGCAGTCTTACGACTAGGCTGTTGGCTCGTTCTTGTAGCATGATTGCAAGGTCTTAGGAGCAGTTTCTGTTGTTCGCGAATTATGTATGTTGGATTACTCTTTTCTTTGTTCCTTCTTAATTGTGTGTTTTCTTAGTAATAGACTCTGGTTTCCGTAGATTTAGATGTGAGTATAGCATTATCTCTTTTGGCACCCGGGAATTGAGCTATGTTTCTATGAGTTTGGTTCTTATCTGTTTGGTGCATGAGTTGATGTACTCATCTTGGCATGTGAATAGATAAGGTGGTATAGAAATTCAATACATAATGAATAGTATAATAAGTTTTGTGCCTCACTGTGTTTCCAACTACTATTATGTTTCTATATTAAAGTTATGAATTTTATTTGATTATGCTTTTAATATCAAGTGAATATTTGAGTATTCAGTTTTGTTGGTAGTTTTATCGCTCAAGTTCTGCTTCTGCTTATTACCGTTCTCCTGTAATATTTTTCCCATTTAATGCATTCCCCTGGCATTAATTAATATGACTGCTTTAGTTTCTTTCAATACCTCGGATGTGTGCTGTTTTCACTTTGAGGTAAGGCTTATTTGGGTTTAGCTTTTTATCCTAGAAAGGATATTGTATGTGCGCTAAGTCAGATTTACTGAGAATATTCACATTTGTCTTGTTTCATCTGCTGAATCTATGTGTGCTTTTGGTAATTTATGCATGCTATTTTTTTTCCCCTAAGTGATACTTGAACATGGGTGATGGACAAGGGAAAACATTTTTTGTTAACTGGTTGCTTTTACTTTTTGAGCACATTTTTTGTTTGCATTTAGGCTGACAATTTCGAAATGTAGAATTTGAATGGCTGTCTAAATGCAATAATCACACTTTTATTTGCACAAAAGTTGCCAGAACATATATTGAACTGTCTAAATGAAGGGCGGTTGAGAGGTTAGTAattaaatttctttcaattttgcaCAAAAGTTGCCAGAACATATATTGAACTGTCTCTTTAGATAGATATGATATCCTAAGACATTGTTATATATGTCTCAATTTATACCATTTTCTCTGTTCTGTTGCCATGGTTTCTTTTATTCTTGCAATACTTTGAACTTTCTAGGCCGGTCCTCACTGCTAAATAAAGTTGCGtctaatatttttttctctatGGTCTTTTCCTTTAATGATAAATTAGATGACTGATGATCTTTAGTAGGGGATACAATACTTCAGAAATTCAGCACTTAAAAGGAGGATAAAAGTAAGTGACCACTACTAGTATGGGAATGGTACTTTATAAGCTTAGGCATCTTATAATTTTACGGATTTGTTGGTATATCATTGTGTTAATGTTTGAGCAAATTGCTGATCTTAGTATGCCAAACCTGGATGAGTTTTCTAGGTTTTCAGCTTTTCTCTTTGAAAGATCTAGTAAGTAAATGTGCTCAACCTGTGGAAGGTTTAGGGCTCATTTCTCGAGTATTTTGCTGACGCATGTCAAAAGATTTCGATTCTGTTTGGTATGTAGGATGGAGAAGAGTGAAAATATTTCAATCTAATGGTTAAGCTACAAAGTAGGGAAATTATTATGAATCCTAACCATTTGATTAACAAAGTTTCCACCCTTACTCTTTGCCATCCTTGGTACCAAGCAAAGCCAAaataagtttttgaaaaaaaaatgacgGTGAATAGCTACTGTTGTTGGCTTGTTATGAAATCTTTCGACATTCCACTCTTATAGTCTGTACAAGCTGTATATTGAGGGCGAAGACAGATGAAGACTAGAATTCCAATTTCAAATATACTACATATCTTAGTTACAGAAATGCTACTGTAAACAATTGTCCTTTTGATGTTTCTGTTGTTTGTGTCGCGGATCAAATTCAACTATTATCTAATTTATCTTGTTTCTCAACCATGATGTTTCTGATGTTGATACCTCTATGCCTTTATGTCTGCTTACACTTGTGCATGGACACATGAATGTTTTCTAATGTCATCTGGTAATTCCCTTTGTTTCTCACTGTCATATGCTACCTGTCATATGCTACCAACATTCTGTTACAATGGTTGTGTTCCATGTTACTTGGACTCAAGGCGTGTCAGATACAGGTATGTCTCCGACATAAGTATGATTATTTTTTTCcaagttttttcatgtatttgaaaAGTGTCTTGAAAGTTCATATCCCCATTTTTATGATCAGATGTGCTTTGAACATGGGTACTTAATGAAGAGTCGATCTAAATAGGATGTGTTTGCCTACACGTGCACGGACGCATGACTGTTTTCTAATGCCATCTGTCTAGTAATTCTAATTTTTGCTCCTTTTCTTTGGTTCTGCGCTATGCTCTTTGGCTTATGAGTACTTAATTGTATATTTGTATTCGTTGTCATGGTATTGATCTCTAGAAATTGATTTATATATGATGGTGATGTGTTTGAAGTTTGAACTCTTTGGCTTGTGAACATAGGATCACTCCTGGAAGTGAGTTCTTTTATTGCTTTGGCATTTTTTTTGAGGCTCTCAAGTATAAAATGTCCTGAATAATAagaaattctaaaattaattaagttcttcCCTCTAACATTTGCTCCtatttaatcactaattatttatttttcatcccCTCTAAGTTCCTTGGGCACGAGGTCATCATATACttgcaaatatataaaaaaaaatgcttatgaattttaaaaaggataaaaaaatataaaaattctattttttcaaaaatattaaaaataaaaaaggtgaaatttactttaaaatgacaaaaaaataaaataaaagttttctgaAATTTCCAAACAACATcgaaaatctaaaaaatttaaaagaagttAAAAGAAAAATTCGAGATAAATGGGAAACacttaaaattcaaaaagaaaaatgtcaaaaaaaagtAGGCAAATATAAAAAtcgacaatatatatatatatttaaatttattcattcttCGGCGGTAGGATTTGATAGCAAAATCATTGTTTTTAGTTGAACTTTTTagagttttattatttacaaacaattttggaaaattttattcttgaatattaatttttttatatttttcctttaatttcCTAAAACTTTGGTATTTAATTGGACCAAAAAAAAACTTAGGTATCAATCTGAACTTTGAAACCAAGATTaagtactaaaatatatatttgccctatttatttattcattcacttaacttaaattttttagctattaaatattaataatttaaaaaattagcatTTGCGTATAAACGTAATAAATTGTGTCGAACgcatttataataatatatatatataaattgaagaTAAGAAAGTCAAGGTTTGgatgatatataaaaatacacCGATATCTGGTGGaataaaaatgattaagtttATCTACTTTGTGTTGGAACTAAATAAGAATAAAgagaaattctattttttttcaaccCTTTATATGCGATCATAAAATACCCAAGTGTTGAGCTTTGCTGAAAAGAGGATAAAAATAATGGGAGAGATATATCTATATCTACAGTTTAGAACAATTTTCAAATGGCGGCTCTGTTtgataagtgtttttttttttctgaaaaaaaattaaaccacgTTGTTTTGAGGTGCCAATTTATGCCAAGAAAGTAAATGGGAATAAAACGAAGATGAAACTGTCTTAATGGACCTCAAACTTGCCATTTAGACAAATAGTTGCTTCGTATACGTGGCTAATCGTGTAATCAAGCCTTGGGTCTTCGAGATATAGCATAAAAGCGTGACAAATCTGTGGAGAGAAAAGAGTCCTCCGTTTTGTGGAAACAGGCGTATGCCTcgcatgctttttttttttttaatctatagtTCAAACGGTTAGTGCTAGTTACATTGATACATGGTGTAATTGTCATTTGGttggctttttttttatttaaattttttgaatttttttaatgtgaGGATTTTTTTGTAACATTTTATTGAGTTAAAACGTGAAAATATTCAAGTTAAACGAGGATTTTTAAATGACTTTTGAtgtaattgagtttttttttaaagagattttaatttctaaaagtgattatttcaattatttcattcaatttgattAAACTTGGttttaagaaaataaagcttCACATTGATTGTATCATTGACAAGCTAATTCATGTCTATTTAGAGGGTCTGTTCATTGTTTTATATATCAGAGCACTTGCCTAGTTCATTATGAGAACTTGACGAACTTTTTTTCTATTCAATCTAGTTCAGTGACAGAAAAGCTTGGACCATCTTTGAAATTATTCATGAAGGAACCAATACATTAGTAACCCAAGCTCGAGATGCTGATAACTAAGTTTAAGACTTTGAAGAATACTGAGTTTTATGCAAAGGTGTCTGACATCA
This window of the Gossypium hirsutum isolate 1008001.06 chromosome A09, Gossypium_hirsutum_v2.1, whole genome shotgun sequence genome carries:
- the LOC107933662 gene encoding uncharacterized protein — its product is MESDSISHTSSPSASNCKDISRKKRRSAKLKQCKLDARREQWLSQSAVKNKVCCKEGTNDGDSKQTQRGEKDRSLENFEMRGTAEANGEGENVSVQHESDSESFPPNSHTSSSLLGGMDSGTSFTNSSSSSTSSGGCCSGSITEEEGGDGCLDDWEAVADALAADDDKQELDPNENNKENLCLGSTPGLEPNPQLGSNGEGSDLKNSEPECPRMVQRATGSCRAWRADDTFRPQTLPNLSKQRSFPATDRRFGQGGVSWMRNSAFSVPSSCPICYEDLDFTDSSFLPCLCGFRLCLFCHKRILEEDGRCPGCRKPYENDPVEAEASVQGGSLTTRLLARSCSMIARS